The following proteins are encoded in a genomic region of Campylobacter showae CSUNSWCD:
- a CDS encoding Abi-alpha family protein gives MSKELEVELTKDSVKLSVGKEPTQALTRGLGDIFGLVTESFGIFKDKIRERRKINQLKFAKKIQEEAKSLNLTVEQFASIDLRELAVIEQHAILEEDETLQSMWARLIVDSVNNNEDKDNLTFMNILKEITPLQAKILKFYYEVITNTREILNLNKVLKAVVVKNEILRHLDIDEDIFTFNASSLMRLGLITQSDTPSQVLIGGGTVPTGYNKTTLTPLGFEFVKKCIGNV, from the coding sequence ATGAGTAAAGAGTTAGAAGTTGAATTGACAAAAGATAGTGTGAAGCTTTCTGTCGGCAAAGAGCCAACGCAGGCATTAACAAGGGGGTTGGGTGATATTTTTGGCTTGGTAACTGAGTCCTTTGGAATTTTTAAGGATAAGATAAGAGAAAGAAGAAAAATAAATCAACTGAAATTTGCCAAGAAAATACAAGAGGAAGCAAAGAGCTTAAATCTAACAGTGGAACAATTTGCTAGTATAGACCTAAGAGAACTTGCGGTTATTGAACAGCATGCCATTTTAGAGGAAGATGAAACATTGCAAAGTATGTGGGCAAGACTTATTGTGGATTCTGTAAACAATAATGAAGATAAAGATAATTTGACTTTTATGAATATACTAAAAGAGATAACTCCCTTACAGGCAAAAATATTAAAATTTTACTATGAAGTCATAACTAATACAAGAGAAATACTTAATTTAAACAAAGTTCTTAAAGCAGTAGTCGTAAAGAACGAAATTTTAAGACATTTGGACATAGATGAAGATATTTTTACTTTCAATGCAAGCTCTCTTATGAGATTAGGATTAATAACACAATCAGACACTCCTAGCCAAGTTTTAATAGGCGGTGGAACCGTGCCAACCGGATACAATAAGACAACACTTACGCCACTTGGTTTTGAGTTTGTGAAAAAATGTATAGGCAATGTTTAG
- a CDS encoding NAD(P)H-dependent oxidoreductase, translating to MKTLIILAHPGIQNSVINKRLLQEALKEPQRFSVHDLTQVYGGGDIDAAREQELIRAHDALVLQFPLHNFSCPPILKSWIDAVMTHGFAYGRGSDGIAGRKVALAVTAGIKKNDYCPQGRYHFSLREVLTPFELAFKYYFRADYRDFFAFYGAEETPGVDYVSSQDDLECGAREYAEFLRNLG from the coding sequence ATAAAAACTCTAATCATCCTAGCCCACCCAGGCATCCAAAACTCGGTCATAAACAAACGCCTGCTACAAGAGGCTCTCAAAGAGCCGCAGCGCTTTAGCGTTCATGATTTGACGCAGGTTTACGGGGGCGGCGATATCGACGCCGCGCGAGAGCAAGAGCTCATCAGAGCCCACGACGCCCTCGTTTTGCAGTTTCCGCTTCACAACTTCTCCTGTCCTCCGATTTTAAAATCATGGATCGATGCGGTGATGACGCACGGCTTTGCCTATGGGCGCGGCTCGGACGGTATCGCGGGGCGTAAGGTCGCGCTAGCCGTGACTGCGGGTATCAAAAAGAACGACTACTGCCCGCAAGGACGCTATCATTTTAGCTTGCGCGAGGTTCTTACGCCGTTTGAGCTCGCGTTTAAATACTATTTTCGCGCCGATTACCGCGACTTTTTCGCATTTTACGGCGCCGAGGAGACCCCGGGCGTGGACTACGTATCAAGCCAGGACGATTTAGAGTGCGGAGCTAGAGAGTACGCGGAGTTTTTGCGAAATTTAGGTTAG